In the genome of Populus trichocarpa isolate Nisqually-1 chromosome 6, P.trichocarpa_v4.1, whole genome shotgun sequence, one region contains:
- the LOC7466015 gene encoding putative pentatricopeptide repeat-containing protein At5g37570 translates to MHQFMQGNPLSLTSPSMPLNLSSSNPSISLLIKSCKTIPHLHQFHAHIIHKGLEQDHFIISHFLSISTSVSYSTSIFNRLLNPSTFLYNILLKIFSKNSQFIDTFSLFYRMKQSEYALSDKYTYPLLIKVCSNELRLKEGEIVHGSAIRCGVSDDVYVGSSLISFYGKCKEILSARKVFDEIPERNVVSWTAMVAGYASVGDLENAKRVFERMPERNLPSWNAMISGLGKAGDLSGAKKVFDEMVERNVVSFTVMIDGYAKVGDMASARALFDEAPEKDVVAWSALISGYSRNEQPNEAVKIFFEMVSMNVKPDEFIMVSLMSACSQLGNSDLAKWVDSYLSQTSIDTRQAHVLAALIDMHAKCGNMEKAVKLFEDMPSRDLIPCCSLIQGLSIHGRGVEAVELFNRMLDEGLIPDTVAFTVILTACSRGGLIEDGWHFFDTMKNKYSVVPSPNHYACMVDLLSRAGQLRAAYDLLKSMPLKPHACAWGALLGACKLHGDVELREEVANRLLELEPEKAGSYVLLSNIYASANQWLDVSIVRDEMKERGIRKIPGCSYIFTEA, encoded by the coding sequence ATGCACCAATTCATGCAAGGAAACCCCCTCTCTCTTACAAGCCCATCCATGCCTTTAAATCTTTCCTCCTCTAACCCTTCAATCTCACTTCTCATTAAATCCTGCAAAACAATCCCTCACCTTCATCAATTCCACGCCCACATAATCCACAAAGGTCTTGAACAAGACCACTTTATAATCTCCCACTTTCTCTCCATCTCTACTTCAGTTTCCTACTCCACTTCTATCTTTAATCGCCTCCTTAACCCCTCCACTTTCCTCTATAACATCCTCCTCAAAATCTTCTCTAAAAATTCCCAATTCATTGACACGTTTTCGCTCTTTTATCGAATGAAACAAAGCGAGTATGCATTGTCTGATAAATACACTTATCCGCTGCTAATTAAGGTTTGTTCTAATGAATTGAGACTGAAAGAAGGTGAAATTGTTCATGGGTCGGCAATACGGTGTGGAGTTAGTGATGATGTTTATGTTGGGTCTAGTTTGATTAGTTTTTATGGTAAATGCAAGGAGATATTGAGTGCACGTaaggtgtttgatgaaattcCTGAGAGAAATGTGGTTTCTTGGACAGCAATGGTTGCTGGATATGCAAGTGTTGGGGATTTGGAAAACGctaagagggtgtttgagagaATGCCGGAGAGGAATTTACCGTCGTGGAATGCAATGATCAGTGGCCTGGGGAAAGCAGGGGATTTGAGTGGAGCGAAgaaggtgtttgatgaaatggtCGAGAGAAATGTTGTCTCATTTACAGTTATGATTGATGGATATGCGAAAGTAGGGGATATGGCGTCTGCAAGGGCATTGTTTGATGAAGCTCCAGAAAAAGATGTTGTTGCATGGTCCGCATTGATTTCTGGGTATTCTCGGAATGAACAGCCTAATGAGGCCgtcaagatattttttgaaatggtGTCTATGAATGTTAAGCCCGATGAATTTATAATGGTGAGTTTGATGTCTGCTTGTTCCCAACTGGGTAATTCAGACTTGGCTAAATGGGTTGATAGTTATTTGAGCCAGACATCAATTGATACTCGTCAGGCTCATGTTCTTGCTGCCCTTATTGACATGCATGCGAAGTGTGGGAACATGGAAAAGGCGGTAAAATTGTTTGAAGATATGCCTAGTCGTGACCTAATTCCATGTTGTTCTTTGATACAAGGATTGTCTATTCATGGACGAGGAGTTGAGGCTGTTGAGTTGTTTAACAGGATGTTAGATGAGGGGTTAATTCCAGATACAGTGGCATTTACTGTAATTTTGACAGCTTGTAGCCGTGGAGGGCTTATTGAGGATGGCTGGCACTTTTTTGATACCATGAAAAACAAGTACTCTGTAGTTCCCTCTCCTAATCATTATGCCTGTATGGTTGATCTACTTAGCCGAGCAGGACAGCTAAGGGCAGCTTACGATCTTCTGAAGTCAATGCCTTTGAAGCCTCATGCTTGTGCTTGGGGTGCACTGCTTGGGGCTTGTAAATTGCATGGTGATGTTGAGTTGAGAGAGGAGGTTGCTAATCGGCTGTTAGAACTTGAACCTGAAAAGGCTGGTAGTTATGTGCTCTTATCTAACATCTATGCCTCAGCAAATCAATGGTTAGATGTTTCTATTGTTAGGGATGAAATGAAGGAGAGAGGGATTAGAAAAATACCTGGTTGCAGTTATATATTTACAGAGGCCTGA
- the LOC7492234 gene encoding uncharacterized protein LOC7492234: protein MIWAYPPTRKQLAATVGLFLTGASLSVYGAYMSLANIAPQQARTKARSDYIKDRLRKMLDD, encoded by the coding sequence ATGATCTGGGCATACCCACCAACTCGGAAGCAACTAGCTGCCACTGTTGGGTTGTTTCTCACCGGTGCTTCACTTTCAGTCTATGGAGCCTACATGTCCCTCGCCAACATTGCCCCTCAACAAGCCCGAACCAAGGCTCGTAGCGATTATATTAAAGACCGCCTTCGGAAGATGCTAGACGATTAG